From the genome of Psychroserpens ponticola, one region includes:
- a CDS encoding ABC transporter permease: protein MIRNYFKIAWRNIMKHKVFSLINIIGLTIGLSASFVISLMIYYDVTFDTFHKDGDRIYRVVSDFITPDGSFHNSGVTLALEDEIADNSNFEAVGGFYVERPMKVKNQSTDVEFKLPKFVIYADQGYFDIFDYNFLAGEEQNVFTGPNQVVLTEKRASQYFPKLSPNEIVGKTLVYNDSLNATVTGIVENFKERTDLVFQEVISRPTLLQTRLRENILNKNWNNTNSNSQLFVKVTSNADLETLQKRLDNLATEHEDEESKKYGDKRRFTLQPIQDIHFNENYGIYDWSNGQASKSLLKNLALVALFLLLLGCINFINLNTAQASQRAKEIGIRKTLGSSKKQLVTQFLGETFLLVLFSSILSLLLSKWLITVFSDFVPKGLDFELFQSPIIISGVVLLLILVTLLSGFYPALVLSRFNTVSVLKQNIGVGDKKVGLRKFLTVFQFTIAQVFIIATLLVGKQINYLLNKDMGFKTDAVVSVYKPIEVSSLDKIELFAEKLQAIPELKKISLGGAPPASESSNVTDMRRMIGDEEIYGDIQLLAGDRNFLELFEIKLLAGRGYRNDTIKELVINEAARKFYGFESPEDAIGKTLLYDKENLPIVGVMSDFHQRSLKAEIRPMALRGDWYRESWTYFQAVHIAFKNDSPESLKTSLSKIENVFKDVYPDSNFRLEFVDETIQNFYQREQKISKLLNWATGLSILISCLGLLGLVIYTTNRRVKEIGVRKVLGASLMQINTLLCKEFLVLVTIAFIVASPIAWYGINNWLQDFVYKTSINFWVFLISGCAMIFFALLVISIKTLQAANANPVNALRSE from the coding sequence ATGATTAGAAATTATTTCAAAATAGCATGGAGAAATATTATGAAACACAAAGTGTTTTCTCTAATTAATATTATTGGTCTAACTATAGGTCTTAGCGCTTCATTTGTTATTAGTCTAATGATTTATTACGATGTAACTTTTGATACATTTCATAAAGATGGAGATCGTATTTATAGAGTTGTATCCGATTTTATTACGCCTGATGGGAGTTTCCATAATTCAGGTGTAACATTGGCTCTTGAAGATGAAATAGCTGATAATAGTAATTTTGAAGCTGTAGGTGGTTTTTATGTTGAACGTCCTATGAAAGTAAAAAATCAAAGTACAGATGTTGAATTTAAATTACCAAAATTTGTCATCTATGCTGACCAAGGTTATTTTGATATATTCGATTATAATTTTTTAGCTGGCGAAGAACAGAATGTGTTTACAGGTCCTAATCAAGTTGTTCTTACTGAAAAACGCGCATCTCAATATTTTCCAAAATTATCTCCTAATGAAATAGTTGGCAAAACACTAGTTTATAACGACTCCTTAAATGCAACCGTTACAGGTATTGTTGAAAATTTTAAGGAACGAACTGATCTTGTTTTTCAAGAAGTAATTTCGCGTCCAACTCTATTACAAACTAGACTTCGAGAAAATATATTAAATAAAAATTGGAATAATACAAATTCAAACTCACAACTCTTTGTAAAAGTAACTTCTAATGCAGACCTCGAAACGCTTCAAAAACGATTAGATAATTTAGCAACTGAACATGAAGATGAAGAGTCTAAAAAGTATGGTGATAAACGTCGTTTTACGTTGCAACCAATTCAAGATATTCACTTTAATGAAAACTATGGGATTTACGATTGGTCTAATGGTCAAGCAAGTAAATCGTTATTAAAAAACCTAGCCTTAGTAGCGCTGTTTTTGCTATTGCTTGGGTGTATTAATTTTATTAATTTAAATACAGCTCAGGCTTCTCAAAGAGCTAAGGAAATTGGGATTAGGAAAACACTTGGTAGTTCAAAAAAGCAATTGGTTACTCAATTTTTGGGAGAAACTTTTTTACTGGTGCTTTTTTCTTCAATCCTATCATTATTGCTTTCTAAATGGTTAATTACTGTCTTTTCAGATTTTGTTCCAAAAGGCTTAGATTTTGAATTATTTCAATCACCAATAATTATAAGTGGAGTTGTTTTGCTTTTAATTTTAGTGACTCTTCTTTCAGGATTTTATCCAGCACTTGTATTATCAAGATTTAATACAGTTTCTGTTTTAAAACAGAATATAGGAGTTGGAGATAAAAAAGTAGGACTCAGAAAATTTCTAACCGTTTTTCAATTTACAATAGCTCAAGTTTTTATTATAGCAACGCTTTTGGTTGGAAAACAAATTAATTACCTTCTAAATAAGGATATGGGATTTAAAACAGATGCTGTTGTTTCTGTTTATAAGCCAATAGAAGTTAGTAGCCTGGATAAAATAGAGTTGTTTGCTGAAAAACTTCAAGCTATTCCAGAACTAAAGAAAATTAGCCTAGGTGGTGCGCCTCCAGCTTCAGAAAGCAGCAATGTTACAGATATGAGACGAATGATTGGTGATGAGGAAATCTATGGAGATATACAATTGCTAGCTGGTGATAGAAACTTCTTAGAACTCTTTGAAATAAAGTTGCTTGCTGGTCGTGGATATCGTAATGATACTATTAAAGAATTAGTAATCAATGAGGCTGCCAGAAAATTCTACGGCTTCGAATCTCCAGAAGATGCTATTGGTAAAACACTTCTTTACGATAAAGAAAACTTGCCTATTGTAGGAGTTATGAGTGATTTTCATCAACGATCATTAAAAGCAGAAATTAGACCAATGGCATTACGAGGTGATTGGTATAGAGAAAGTTGGACATACTTTCAAGCCGTACATATAGCGTTTAAGAATGATTCACCTGAAAGTTTAAAAACGAGCCTTTCAAAGATTGAAAATGTATTCAAAGACGTTTATCCAGATAGTAATTTTAGGTTAGAGTTCGTTGATGAAACCATTCAAAATTTTTACCAACGTGAACAAAAAATATCGAAACTTCTAAATTGGGCTACAGGCTTATCTATTTTAATTAGCTGTTTGGGATTACTCGGACTTGTGATTTATACCACAAACCGACGTGTTAAAGAAATTGGTGTTCGTAAAGTTTTAGGAGCTTCATTGATGCAAATAAATACATTGCTTTGTAAAGAGTTTTTAGTGTTAGTTACCATTGCTTTTATTGTTGCATCTCCTATTGCATGGTATGGTATTAATAATTGGTTGCAGGATTTTGTGTATAAAACGAGTATTAATTTCTGGGTGTTTTTAATAAGTGGTTGTGCTATGATTTTCTTTGCTTTATTAGTGATTAGTATCAAAACGTTACAAGCTGCAAATGCTAATCCTGTCAACGCTTTACGATCAGAGTAA
- a CDS encoding RNA methyltransferase has product MNDNFKNEFFGIGIQNGKTPENLGVLWRSAQNLGASFIFTIGNRYAKQACDTHNAVNAMPYFHYKTFDDFLINMPKGTRLVGVELTDAAENLETFHHPRRCVYLLGAEDHGLSNQAIKKSHFLVKFKSQLSLNVSVAGSIVMYDRGINKPRS; this is encoded by the coding sequence ATGAATGACAATTTCAAAAATGAATTCTTCGGAATAGGAATCCAAAACGGTAAAACTCCAGAAAACTTAGGTGTGCTTTGGAGATCTGCTCAAAATTTAGGTGCTAGTTTTATTTTTACAATTGGAAATCGCTATGCTAAACAAGCTTGTGATACACATAATGCTGTAAATGCAATGCCTTATTTTCATTATAAAACCTTTGATGATTTTTTAATTAATATGCCTAAAGGGACTAGACTGGTTGGTGTAGAGTTGACTGATGCAGCAGAAAATTTAGAAACCTTTCATCATCCAAGACGATGTGTGTATCTGCTAGGCGCAGAAGATCATGGTTTGTCTAATCAAGCCATTAAAAAAAGTCATTTTTTAGTAAAGTTTAAATCGCAATTAAGTCTAAATGTTTCAGTTGCTGGAAGTATTGTGATGTATGATAGAGGAATAAACAAACCAAGGTCGTAA
- a CDS encoding amidohydrolase family protein — translation MSKKKITNAHTHVFTSHFVPPFLAKTIVPWPLYYLVHTQWIVTLAKNYYRHKNSSKFPIKSDDESWEKIYHERRKKKRQTDFHYSLKSKPYLYIPYKLIIFIVSLIAFFYTVEFLAYILGLDNDINRFLSKTKIWLSTYYLYFELPVFWKIIWVTYVIIFINWSRRFLWFALKSLFPIFNKIISPKGVELLERYLLMGRFSLYNSQQQVAQRALFQLPHNSKMVILPMDMEEMGAGKTKMTKNMLNSKAENLKETKLKKDIDGWTEYDYSDTYKYQMRELWEFVKTNRISKAKKNESASYYPFLFLDPRRMAKEKTAFFDYEIVNDRMKLKDCFVKTYMEDRNFSGFKIYPALGYYVFDELLLPVWRYASENNIPIMTHCVIGVIYYRGKKKKTWNYHPVFKQYYADRTKPENESQPMLLPQTKNVDIQFNFTHPLNYLCLLEEQLFKEVLKTIKDDEIKNLFGYKDDNTPLSYNLSNLKICLAHYGGEEEWIKFLETDRDVYSRRIIKNPDEGILFMKNNNNQFSHDKINSLWHDTDWYSIITSMLMQYTNFYADLSYIISKPSIYPLLKQTLQKGKNYKKQHLNYLAESSPNKKASHLKGRNRLRSHILYGTDFYVVRNHNSDKDLYTEAKAVLDEETFDLIARENTHNYLSRH, via the coding sequence ATGTCAAAAAAAAAGATAACTAATGCACATACACACGTATTCACAAGTCATTTTGTACCACCATTTCTTGCAAAGACTATTGTTCCTTGGCCATTATACTATCTCGTTCATACGCAATGGATTGTAACCTTAGCTAAAAACTATTATCGACATAAAAACAGTTCAAAATTTCCTATAAAAAGTGATGACGAAAGTTGGGAAAAAATTTATCATGAACGAAGAAAAAAGAAACGTCAAACAGATTTTCATTATAGCTTAAAATCTAAACCATATTTATACATTCCATATAAGTTAATCATTTTTATAGTTTCTTTAATTGCATTTTTTTACACCGTTGAATTCCTAGCTTATATTCTTGGTTTAGATAATGATATTAATCGTTTTTTAAGTAAAACCAAAATATGGCTATCAACATACTATTTGTATTTTGAACTGCCTGTTTTCTGGAAGATTATTTGGGTTACTTATGTTATTATTTTCATTAACTGGAGTCGTAGATTTCTATGGTTTGCTTTGAAGAGTCTCTTTCCCATTTTTAATAAAATTATTAGTCCAAAAGGTGTAGAATTACTTGAACGCTACCTTTTAATGGGACGTTTTTCTCTTTATAACTCACAACAACAAGTCGCACAACGCGCTCTTTTCCAACTACCTCATAATTCTAAAATGGTAATACTACCGATGGATATGGAAGAAATGGGAGCTGGAAAAACTAAGATGACTAAGAACATGCTAAACTCAAAGGCTGAAAACCTTAAGGAAACAAAATTAAAAAAAGATATTGATGGATGGACTGAATATGATTATAGTGACACCTACAAGTACCAAATGCGAGAATTGTGGGAATTTGTGAAAACAAATAGAATATCAAAGGCAAAAAAAAATGAATCAGCATCATATTATCCATTTCTTTTCTTAGATCCTAGACGTATGGCAAAAGAAAAAACAGCCTTTTTTGATTACGAAATTGTTAATGATCGCATGAAACTTAAAGACTGTTTTGTAAAAACTTACATGGAAGATCGCAATTTTAGTGGATTTAAGATATATCCAGCATTAGGATATTATGTTTTTGATGAACTTTTACTTCCTGTATGGAGGTATGCTTCAGAAAATAATATTCCAATAATGACTCATTGTGTTATTGGTGTTATTTATTATCGTGGCAAAAAGAAAAAGACATGGAATTACCATCCCGTTTTTAAACAATACTATGCTGACAGAACAAAGCCTGAAAATGAGTCACAACCTATGTTATTACCACAAACAAAAAATGTAGACATACAATTTAACTTCACTCACCCTTTAAACTATCTGTGTCTGCTTGAAGAGCAACTCTTCAAAGAAGTCTTAAAAACAATTAAAGATGATGAGATTAAAAATTTATTCGGTTATAAGGATGATAATACTCCGTTAAGTTATAATTTAAGTAACCTCAAAATATGCTTAGCACATTATGGTGGAGAAGAAGAATGGATTAAGTTCTTAGAAACTGATCGTGATGTTTACAGCAGGCGTATTATTAAAAATCCAGATGAAGGCATTCTATTCATGAAAAACAATAACAATCAATTTTCGCATGATAAAATTAATAGCTTATGGCATGATACTGATTGGTATTCAATCATAACGAGTATGTTGATGCAGTACACAAATTTTTATGCTGATTTAAGTTATATCATAAGTAAACCTTCTATTTATCCTTTATTAAAACAAACACTACAAAAAGGTAAAAACTATAAAAAACAACATCTAAATTATTTGGCTGAAAGTTCTCCAAACAAAAAAGCATCACACTTAAAAGGAAGAAATCGACTGAGAAGTCACATTCTTTACGGAACAGATTTTTATGTTGTTCGAAATCACAATTCAGACAAAGACCTATATACTGAAGCAAAAGCGGTATTAGATGAAGAAACTTTTGACCTCATCGCTAGAGAAAACACGCATAATTATTTATCAAGACATTAA
- a CDS encoding GTP-binding protein codes for MATANEIVLRPRFKFKVAHENEILLQLFEDTKVTQSDFIVSRIDDHVFIRIPKAKQHFWSPQLHLEINNEYDKEGSTIHGLFGPNPTVWTMFMFFHFLIAGLFIAFGTWAYVNWSLGHSYAFQLFFALFTIVIWFALYFGGRIGKKTGMNEMQQLHHFMRDTLRSKGIHTEL; via the coding sequence ATGGCTACAGCTAACGAAATTGTATTAAGACCTCGATTTAAGTTTAAAGTCGCACATGAAAACGAGATACTTTTACAATTATTTGAAGACACAAAAGTTACTCAATCAGATTTTATAGTATCACGTATTGATGACCATGTTTTTATTAGAATCCCTAAAGCTAAACAGCATTTTTGGTCGCCTCAATTGCATTTAGAAATTAATAACGAATACGACAAAGAAGGCAGTACCATTCATGGCTTATTTGGACCAAATCCAACAGTTTGGACCATGTTTATGTTTTTTCACTTTTTAATAGCTGGACTTTTTATAGCCTTTGGAACTTGGGCTTACGTTAATTGGTCTTTAGGTCATAGCTACGCCTTTCAATTATTTTTTGCCTTGTTTACAATTGTTATTTGGTTTGCCCTTTATTTTGGTGGACGTATTGGAAAAAAAACGGGAATGAATGAAATGCAACAATTACATCACTTTATGCGTGACACACTAAGAAGCAAAGGGATACATACAGAACTGTAA
- a CDS encoding TolC family protein, which produces MKQKTIIYAFMMMMVWGGFAQSELEISYSLEECLSMALKNNLDLKSTHLNADREKVNHQRSKANLLPSINGDFNLGVNRGRSIDPFTNDFINQEFTFSNVGLNLDATIFNGFRLINTVKQNQLNRLASEMENEAVKQDLVLRVTLAYLQVSNSKDNLRLAKQRLETTEKQMKIQEDFYNNEVGNPADFTDIVAQKAIDETSIVVAEIGLNNAKLSLTRLLNINNELTLDTEDLLLDIDHYAFSADQVYADALKNMATFKANELRVDAAKKGVSIAKAQFTPEFSVFAGVNSNYSSAAQIFSEIGSSITPTGDFVTVNGQDFPVLTHQSSFSSEGIPYKEQLDNNLSTVVGVAVNVPLFNGLRAKNNVALEKVRVEESILELERTHLDIKNAIAQVHFEMNAAYLRYQSLAKQVEAFEESYRVNEIRFNNGISNFLNYVTSKNNLDNAKVNFTNAKYEYILRVKVLEYYRGNMFQLENTI; this is translated from the coding sequence ATGAAACAGAAAACAATAATTTACGCCTTCATGATGATGATGGTTTGGGGAGGATTTGCTCAAAGTGAACTAGAAATTAGTTATTCGTTAGAAGAATGCCTTAGTATGGCTTTGAAAAATAATTTAGACTTAAAATCTACCCATTTAAATGCTGATAGAGAAAAAGTTAATCACCAACGTTCAAAAGCAAATTTATTACCATCTATTAATGGAGATTTTAATTTGGGAGTTAATAGAGGACGAAGTATTGATCCTTTTACTAATGATTTTATTAATCAAGAGTTTACGTTTTCAAATGTAGGTTTAAACTTAGATGCTACCATTTTTAATGGGTTCCGATTAATAAATACGGTTAAGCAGAATCAATTAAATAGACTTGCTTCCGAAATGGAAAATGAAGCTGTAAAGCAAGATTTAGTATTGCGAGTGACCTTAGCATATCTTCAAGTTTCAAATAGTAAGGATAATTTAAGATTGGCGAAACAGCGTCTTGAAACGACCGAAAAACAAATGAAAATTCAAGAGGATTTTTATAATAACGAGGTTGGTAATCCTGCTGATTTCACAGATATCGTTGCTCAAAAAGCGATAGACGAAACGAGTATTGTAGTTGCAGAAATCGGACTCAATAATGCTAAATTATCTCTTACTAGATTACTAAATATAAATAATGAACTCACTTTAGATACAGAAGATTTGCTTTTAGATATTGATCATTATGCTTTTTCTGCAGACCAAGTATATGCAGATGCTCTTAAAAATATGGCGACATTTAAAGCCAATGAACTTAGAGTTGATGCAGCAAAAAAAGGAGTTAGTATAGCAAAAGCTCAATTTACACCAGAGTTTTCTGTTTTTGCAGGCGTTAATTCAAATTATTCAAGTGCAGCTCAAATATTTTCTGAGATAGGTTCAAGCATTACACCAACAGGAGATTTTGTTACTGTAAATGGTCAAGATTTTCCAGTCCTTACTCATCAAAGTTCATTTAGTTCTGAAGGGATTCCTTATAAAGAGCAATTAGATAATAATTTAAGCACTGTAGTTGGAGTCGCAGTAAATGTGCCATTGTTTAACGGGTTGAGAGCAAAAAACAATGTGGCTTTAGAAAAAGTTCGAGTTGAAGAGTCAATTCTAGAATTAGAACGCACACATTTAGATATTAAAAATGCGATTGCTCAAGTGCATTTTGAAATGAATGCAGCTTACTTAAGATATCAAAGTTTAGCAAAACAAGTTGAAGCTTTTGAAGAATCGTATCGCGTAAACGAAATAAGATTTAATAATGGGATTTCAAATTTCTTAAATTATGTGACTAGTAAGAATAATTTAGATAACGCTAAAGTTAATTTTACTAATGCAAAATATGAATATATATTACGTGTTAAAGTGTTAGAATATTACAGAGGTAATATGTTTCAGTTGGAAAATACGATTTAA
- a CDS encoding ABC transporter ATP-binding protein: MKNTLLSLNEASRTVNSGHNKVTVLNTINLQVKEGEFISLMGPSGSGKSTLLNCIGMLDDFTDGGYTFLGEPVHRMKEKNRSKLYKEYIGFVFQAYHLIDELTVQENIETPLLYKNVKSSERKALVADMLDRFNIVGKKDLFPIQLSGGQQQLVGIARALISKPKLILADEPTGNLNSKQSEEIMALFSQLNNEGVTIIQATHSEKNASYGSRIVNLLDGKIVTE, from the coding sequence ATGAAAAATACACTATTAAGTCTAAACGAAGCATCAAGAACTGTTAATTCAGGACATAATAAAGTTACAGTATTAAATACTATCAATCTACAAGTTAAAGAAGGTGAGTTTATTTCATTAATGGGACCTTCTGGTTCTGGAAAATCGACCTTACTCAATTGTATAGGAATGTTAGATGATTTTACAGATGGTGGTTATACGTTTTTAGGTGAACCTGTACATCGCATGAAAGAAAAAAACAGATCTAAACTCTATAAAGAATATATCGGTTTTGTCTTTCAAGCATATCATCTAATTGATGAATTAACAGTGCAAGAAAATATCGAAACACCTTTACTTTATAAAAATGTAAAATCTTCAGAACGAAAAGCTTTAGTAGCTGATATGTTAGACCGATTTAACATTGTTGGTAAAAAAGATTTATTTCCTATTCAATTAAGTGGAGGTCAACAACAATTAGTTGGCATAGCAAGAGCTTTAATAAGTAAACCAAAGTTGATATTAGCAGATGAACCTACTGGGAATCTAAACTCAAAACAAAGTGAAGAGATTATGGCGTTATTTTCTCAACTTAATAATGAAGGTGTCACTATTATTCAAGCGACACATTCAGAAAAGAATGCATCTTACGGTTCGCGAATTGTTAATCTTCTCGATGGAAAAATAGTCACAGAATAA
- a CDS encoding ABC transporter permease, whose translation MIKTYIKIAWRNIKGNPLFSSINVLGLTLSLAISTLLFMFINHENSFNTMFSQKNQIYRVLMETSESHSNEIYATVPAMVAPTSMVEIPEVLDAVRFLKHGFGEPAYISTGDSEFIESSLYYADSSLFKIFDFKLIQGFENEALVKPNTAIISKNTALLYFGTDQVIGKLFKIDDRLNIEITGVFQDLPSNTTLDGNVYVSFATSFFSKRPTWSNASLETYILTAKGATQKSLKSKFKIMLDKHIEKESQWYALNTQQLERVHLYSSHIQNAYSSRKGSIDQVKSLSWLALLILVIACINYMNLTTARSQIRSREIGVSKTLGASISNLMMRFYAETGLITAISMLLGIGLALLCLPLFNQIAGKEIPDSMLWSVMFLLSLVTIWVITTLLAGSYPAIYMSHLSAKNILKGGKIGSFWATNVRKGLVVIQFGASTVLIIGVVVIYNQLKFIQEKDLGFDTEQVMAISINGINDVNNVKVLEQELGELSMITNVGAAQGFPGKTVSGRMVQNPLEDDGGISVQTNRVDAEALNVMGLRFIAGKNIPVIKSEGDSLVDVVVNKKIADYLGYTPEEAIGKNIQMLPSQNAFIVGVVDDFNYASLREPIGAYAFHNFPSEYKEYLLVKMKVADLQKSISSIEKKFKKVAPNIPFDYSFLDQNIEQLYLEEKQTASIGMVFSLLAIFVACLGLFGLAAFTAEQRGKEIGIRKVLGASVTSIVKLLSADFIKLVAIALLISFPLAYYVMNNWLQDFTYRINMSWQPFVFTGLCAIGIAMITVSFQAVKAAVANPVDSLKTE comes from the coding sequence ATGATAAAAACGTATATAAAAATAGCATGGAGAAACATTAAAGGGAATCCTCTTTTTTCATCTATAAATGTTTTAGGGTTAACATTAAGTCTTGCTATTTCAACCTTGTTGTTTATGTTTATTAATCACGAGAATAGTTTTAATACTATGTTCTCACAAAAGAATCAGATTTATAGAGTTTTAATGGAAACATCTGAAAGTCATAGCAATGAAATATATGCAACAGTTCCAGCAATGGTTGCACCAACCAGCATGGTCGAAATACCAGAAGTGTTAGATGCTGTTCGTTTTTTAAAACATGGTTTTGGTGAGCCTGCTTATATAAGTACTGGTGATTCAGAATTTATTGAATCGTCATTATACTATGCAGATTCTAGTCTATTTAAAATTTTTGATTTTAAATTAATTCAAGGCTTTGAAAATGAAGCATTAGTGAAGCCAAATACAGCAATAATTTCTAAAAATACTGCTTTGCTATATTTTGGAACTGACCAAGTAATAGGTAAGCTTTTTAAAATAGACGACAGGCTGAACATTGAAATCACAGGAGTCTTTCAAGATTTACCATCAAATACAACTTTAGATGGTAATGTTTATGTTTCTTTTGCTACGAGCTTTTTTTCTAAAAGACCAACCTGGTCTAATGCAAGTTTGGAAACTTATATTTTAACAGCAAAAGGTGCAACCCAAAAGTCTTTAAAATCGAAGTTTAAAATAATGCTAGATAAGCATATTGAGAAAGAATCACAATGGTATGCTTTAAACACCCAACAACTAGAAAGAGTTCATTTGTATTCTAGTCATATCCAAAATGCTTATAGTTCTCGAAAAGGCTCAATAGATCAAGTAAAGAGTTTGTCTTGGCTTGCGTTATTAATTCTTGTAATCGCATGTATCAATTATATGAATCTTACTACGGCTCGTTCTCAAATACGCTCTCGTGAAATAGGTGTAAGTAAAACATTGGGCGCGTCTATTAGTAATTTAATGATGCGGTTTTATGCGGAAACTGGGCTCATAACAGCAATTTCAATGCTTCTTGGTATAGGTTTGGCATTGCTGTGTTTGCCATTATTTAATCAGATTGCAGGCAAAGAGATTCCTGATTCAATGTTGTGGTCTGTAATGTTTCTTTTATCACTTGTGACTATTTGGGTAATTACAACTTTGCTTGCAGGTTCTTATCCTGCAATATATATGTCCCATCTTTCTGCTAAAAATATATTAAAAGGAGGAAAAATAGGATCGTTTTGGGCTACTAATGTAAGAAAAGGTCTCGTTGTTATACAGTTTGGAGCATCTACTGTGCTTATAATTGGTGTCGTTGTAATTTATAATCAATTGAAATTCATTCAAGAAAAAGATTTAGGATTCGATACAGAACAAGTCATGGCAATTTCTATTAATGGCATAAATGACGTTAATAATGTAAAGGTTTTAGAACAAGAGTTAGGTGAATTATCTATGATTACAAATGTTGGAGCTGCACAAGGTTTTCCTGGAAAAACAGTAAGCGGAAGAATGGTGCAAAACCCACTTGAAGACGATGGAGGAATATCTGTACAGACAAATCGTGTTGATGCTGAAGCGCTTAATGTTATGGGATTGCGGTTTATTGCTGGAAAAAATATACCAGTTATTAAAAGCGAAGGCGATTCATTAGTTGATGTTGTGGTTAATAAAAAGATAGCAGACTACTTGGGTTATACACCAGAAGAAGCTATTGGTAAAAACATTCAAATGTTACCGAGTCAGAATGCGTTTATTGTTGGTGTTGTAGATGATTTCAATTATGCTTCATTACGTGAGCCAATAGGTGCATATGCATTTCATAATTTTCCTAGTGAATATAAAGAATATCTCTTGGTTAAAATGAAAGTAGCTGATTTGCAGAAAAGTATATCAAGCATAGAAAAAAAGTTTAAAAAGGTAGCGCCAAATATTCCATTCGACTATAGTTTTTTAGATCAAAATATTGAACAATTATATCTTGAAGAAAAACAAACCGCTTCTATTGGAATGGTATTCTCTTTACTCGCCATATTTGTAGCTTGTTTAGGTCTTTTCGGTCTTGCAGCTTTTACTGCAGAACAACGTGGTAAAGAAATAGGAATTCGTAAAGTACTAGGAGCTTCCGTTACTAGTATCGTGAAACTATTGTCTGCAGATTTTATCAAATTGGTCGCTATTGCTTTATTAATTTCATTTCCATTGGCTTATTATGTAATGAATAATTGGTTGCAAGATTTCACATATAGAATCAATATGAGTTGGCAACCTTTTGTTTTTACTGGATTATGCGCTATTGGAATTGCTATGATTACAGTAAGTTTTCAAGCTGTTAAAGCAGCTGTGGCAAATCCAGTGGATAGTTTAAAAACAGAGTAG
- the era gene encoding GTPase Era yields MSHKAGFVNIIGNPNVGKSTLMNAFIGEKLSIITSKAQTTRHRILGIVNGEDFQVILSDTPGIIKPAYELQASMMDFVKSAFDDADVLVYMVEIGEKELKDEAFFNKIQNSKIPVLLLLNKIDNSNQEQLEEQAELWQSKVPNAEFFPISALQGFNVQNVFDRIIELLPESPAFYPKDQLTDKPERFFVNEAIREKILMHYKKEIPYAVEVDTEEFFEEENIIRMRSVIMVERETQKGIIIGHKGSALKRVGVEARKDLEKFFGKQVHLELYVKVNKNWRSDQRQLRRFGYNQK; encoded by the coding sequence ATGAGTCATAAAGCAGGTTTTGTTAATATTATTGGAAATCCTAATGTAGGTAAGTCTACGCTTATGAATGCATTTATTGGTGAGAAATTATCAATCATTACATCAAAGGCGCAAACCACAAGACATCGTATTTTAGGAATAGTTAATGGCGAGGATTTTCAAGTTATTCTAAGTGATACACCAGGAATCATCAAACCAGCTTATGAGTTACAAGCGTCTATGATGGATTTTGTAAAGTCAGCTTTTGATGATGCAGATGTATTGGTTTATATGGTTGAAATCGGTGAAAAAGAATTAAAAGATGAAGCCTTTTTTAATAAAATTCAAAATTCAAAAATTCCAGTTTTATTATTACTTAATAAAATAGATAACTCTAATCAAGAACAATTAGAAGAACAAGCAGAACTATGGCAAAGTAAGGTGCCTAATGCAGAATTCTTTCCAATTTCTGCGTTGCAAGGGTTTAATGTTCAGAATGTATTTGATAGAATTATAGAATTATTACCAGAATCGCCAGCCTTCTATCCTAAAGATCAATTAACAGATAAACCTGAGCGATTTTTTGTAAACGAAGCCATTCGTGAGAAAATTCTAATGCATTATAAAAAGGAAATTCCTTATGCTGTTGAAGTAGATACCGAAGAGTTTTTTGAAGAAGAAAATATTATCAGAATGCGTTCGGTAATTATGGTTGAACGTGAGACTCAAAAAGGAATTATTATAGGACATAAAGGTTCGGCTCTTAAACGTGTTGGTGTAGAAGCTAGAAAGGATTTAGAAAAATTCTTTGGCAAACAAGTACATTTAGAACTCTATGTAAAAGTCAATAAGAATTGGAGAAGCGATCAACGACAATTGAGACGTTTTGGATATAACCAAAAGTAG